One window of the Canis lupus familiaris isolate Mischka breed German Shepherd unplaced genomic scaffold, alternate assembly UU_Cfam_GSD_1.0 chrUn_S1787H1984, whole genome shotgun sequence genome contains the following:
- the LOC119878661 gene encoding ankyrin repeat domain-containing protein 26-like isoform X2 encodes MLRRILSKYENGELPFYGDLKTSQTEMEIQINMLRQKRQAASQENLEQLRASHDASIRSQVALRIKELESELQSQIRNSQELKIELEKYRQLYLEESEMRMSLTKKLSKTNERLADITTKYLVERQQNRPFHSTLTMGPVLEGPSVGNLTSSLLLDRNVTPRENVMIPTSRPQTSVSSIETHLFKLLMIENQDSVDLLL; translated from the exons ATGTTAAGAAGGATATTAAGTAAATATGAAAATGGAGAGCTTCCTTTCTATGGAGATTTAAAAACCAGTCAAACGGAAATGGAAATTCAGATTAATATGCTAAGACAGAAg AGACAAGCAGCATCTCAAGAAAACTTAGAGCAGTTAAGAGCAAGTCATGATGCTTCAATAAGAAGTCAAGTGGCACTCAGAATTAAAGAGCTGGAATCTGAACTTCAATCCCAAATAAGAAATTCTCAGGAACTTAAAATAGAATTGGAAAAGTACAGGCAACTCTACCTAGAAGAATCAGAAATGCGAATGTCATTGACAAAAAAACTGAGCAA GACTAATGAGAGGCTGGCAGATATCACTACCAAATATCTGGTGGAGAGACAGCAGAACAGACCTTTCCACAGCACTCTTACTATGGGACCAGTCTTGGAAGGGCCTTCTGTTGGAAATTTGACTAGTAGTTTACTGCTGGATAGAAATGTTACTCCAAGAGAAAATGTAATGATTCCTACCTCAAGGCCGCAGACTTCAGTTAGCAGCATTGAAACTCACTTGTTCAAG
- the LOC119878661 gene encoding ankyrin repeat domain-containing protein 26-like isoform X1, with product MLRRILSKYENGELPFYGDLKTSQTEMEIQINMLRQKRQAASQENLEQLRASHDASIRSQVALRIKELESELQSQIRNSQELKIELEKYRQLYLEESEMRMSLTKKLSKTNERLADITTKYLVERQQNRPFHSTLTMGPVLEGPSVGNLTSSLLLDRNVTPRENVMIPTSRPQTSVSSIETHLFKMQQMLEDSIIRELKEVAHD from the exons ATGTTAAGAAGGATATTAAGTAAATATGAAAATGGAGAGCTTCCTTTCTATGGAGATTTAAAAACCAGTCAAACGGAAATGGAAATTCAGATTAATATGCTAAGACAGAAg AGACAAGCAGCATCTCAAGAAAACTTAGAGCAGTTAAGAGCAAGTCATGATGCTTCAATAAGAAGTCAAGTGGCACTCAGAATTAAAGAGCTGGAATCTGAACTTCAATCCCAAATAAGAAATTCTCAGGAACTTAAAATAGAATTGGAAAAGTACAGGCAACTCTACCTAGAAGAATCAGAAATGCGAATGTCATTGACAAAAAAACTGAGCAA GACTAATGAGAGGCTGGCAGATATCACTACCAAATATCTGGTGGAGAGACAGCAGAACAGACCTTTCCACAGCACTCTTACTATGGGACCAGTCTTGGAAGGGCCTTCTGTTGGAAATTTGACTAGTAGTTTACTGCTGGATAGAAATGTTACTCCAAGAGAAAATGTAATGATTCCTACCTCAAGGCCGCAGACTTCAGTTAGCAGCATTGAAACTCACTTGTTCAAG